A stretch of Enterobacter cloacae complex sp. ECNIH7 DNA encodes these proteins:
- the pstC gene encoding phosphate ABC transporter permease PstC translates to MAATKPAFNPPGKKGDMIFSALVKLAALIVLLLLGGIIVSLIFSSWPSIQKFGFSFLWTKEWDAPNDIYGALVPIYGTLVTSFIALLIAVPVSFGIALFLTELAPGWLRRPLGIAIELLAAIPSIVYGMWGLFIFAPLFATYFQEPVGNVLSAIPFVGALFSGPAFGIGILAAGVILAIMIIPYIAAVMRDVFEQTPVMMKESAYGIGCTTWEVIWRIVLPFTKNGVIGGVMLGLGRALGETMAVTFIIGNTYQLDSASLYMPGNSITSALANEFAEAESGLHVAALMELGLILFVITFIVLAISKLMIMRLAKNEGAR, encoded by the coding sequence ATGGCTGCAACCAAGCCTGCATTTAACCCTCCGGGTAAAAAAGGTGACATGATTTTCAGCGCGCTGGTCAAACTGGCTGCGCTGATTGTGCTATTGCTGCTGGGCGGCATTATCGTGTCTCTGATTTTCTCCTCATGGCCGAGCATCCAGAAATTCGGTTTTTCCTTCCTGTGGACTAAAGAGTGGGACGCGCCGAACGATATCTACGGTGCCCTGGTGCCGATTTACGGCACTCTGGTGACCTCGTTCATCGCCCTGCTGATTGCGGTTCCGGTGAGCTTTGGTATTGCCCTGTTCCTGACGGAGCTGGCGCCGGGCTGGCTGCGACGCCCGCTGGGTATTGCCATCGAACTGCTGGCGGCTATTCCAAGTATCGTTTACGGCATGTGGGGTCTGTTCATCTTTGCTCCGCTGTTTGCCACGTACTTCCAGGAACCGGTGGGTAACGTGCTTTCCGCCATTCCGTTTGTGGGTGCCCTGTTCTCTGGCCCGGCTTTCGGTATCGGCATTCTGGCGGCAGGTGTGATCCTCGCCATCATGATTATTCCGTACATTGCGGCGGTGATGCGCGATGTCTTCGAACAAACGCCGGTGATGATGAAAGAGTCGGCCTACGGCATCGGCTGCACCACCTGGGAAGTTATCTGGCGCATTGTCCTTCCGTTCACCAAAAATGGGGTGATCGGGGGCGTGATGCTGGGTTTAGGTCGTGCGCTGGGTGAAACCATGGCGGTCACCTTTATCATCGGTAACACCTACCAGCTCGACAGCGCGTCGCTCTACATGCCGGGTAACAGTATTACCTCGGCGCTGGCGAATGAATTTGCGGAAGCGGAATCGGGGCTGCACGTAGCGGCGCTGATGGAGCTGGGTCTGATTCTGTTCGTTATCACCTTCATTGTTCTGGCGATTTCCAAGTTGATGATTATGCGCCTCGCTAAAAATGAGGGAGCACGCTAA
- the yidZ gene encoding HTH-type transcriptional regulator YidZ: MKKPISSLDLNLLLCLQLLLQERSVTKAAKRMNVTPSAVSKSLAKLRDWFDDPLFVKTPLGLLPTPLTVSLEQDLADWMQIGNQILDKFHHDSPGGLTFVLAAETPLMLIRFNALLEQVNQRYPQATVKMRHWDYDSLDAITRGEVDLGFTGRETHPRSRELLKLMPWFIDYEILFSDRPCVYLREDHPALQDEWNLETFLRYPHISIFWERSDTWALDEVLKEMGRERNIAMSVPGFEQSMFMAAQPGHNYIATAPHYCHHYNQLHQRKLIALPIPIDEAQAEKLTVPFTLIWHKRNSHNPKILWLRETIKALYGASDPIFS; this comes from the coding sequence ATGAAGAAGCCCATCAGCAGTCTCGATCTTAACCTGTTGCTGTGCCTGCAGCTTTTGCTGCAGGAGCGCAGCGTCACCAAAGCGGCGAAGCGGATGAACGTGACGCCGTCTGCGGTGAGTAAATCGCTGGCCAAGCTGCGTGACTGGTTTGACGACCCGCTGTTTGTCAAAACGCCGCTGGGGCTGCTGCCGACCCCGCTGACGGTAAGCCTCGAGCAGGATTTGGCTGACTGGATGCAAATCGGCAACCAGATCCTCGATAAATTCCACCATGATTCCCCGGGCGGGCTAACGTTTGTGCTGGCCGCCGAAACGCCGTTGATGCTGATCCGCTTTAACGCCCTGCTGGAGCAGGTGAACCAGCGCTATCCGCAGGCGACGGTGAAGATGCGTCACTGGGATTATGACTCGCTGGACGCCATTACGCGTGGAGAGGTGGATCTGGGATTCACCGGACGCGAAACGCACCCGCGATCGCGTGAATTGCTGAAGCTAATGCCGTGGTTCATCGACTATGAGATCCTGTTCAGCGACCGTCCGTGCGTGTATCTGCGTGAGGATCACCCCGCGCTACAGGACGAATGGAATCTTGAGACCTTCCTGCGCTACCCGCACATCAGCATCTTCTGGGAACGCAGCGACACCTGGGCACTGGACGAAGTGCTAAAGGAGATGGGTCGGGAGAGAAACATTGCCATGAGCGTGCCGGGCTTTGAGCAGTCGATGTTTATGGCGGCCCAGCCCGGTCACAACTATATCGCCACGGCTCCGCACTACTGTCATCACTACAATCAACTTCACCAGCGGAAGCTGATCGCGCTGCCTATTCCCATTGACGAAGCGCAGGCTGAAAAGCTTACCGTTCCCTTCACGCTGATCTGGCATAAACGGAACAGCCATAATCCGAAAATCCTCTGGCTGCGGGAAACCATCAAGGCGCTATACGGTGCCAGCGATCCAATTTTTTCCTAA
- a CDS encoding NADPH-dependent FMN reductase codes for MSDTLKVVTLLGSLRKGSFNGMVARTLPQLAPAGMEISALPSIGDIPLYDADVQQEEGFPQSVEALAEQIRQADGVVIVTPEYNYSVPGGLKNAIDWLSRLPEQPLAGKPVLIQTSSMGAIGGARCQYHLRQILVFLDAMVMNKPEFMGGVIQNKVDPQTGEVVDQSTRDHLSGQLTAFGDYIKRVKA; via the coding sequence ATGTCTGATACGTTGAAAGTAGTTACGTTACTGGGAAGCCTGCGCAAAGGTTCATTTAACGGGATGGTTGCCCGCACGCTGCCACAGCTGGCACCGGCAGGAATGGAAATTAGCGCCCTGCCGTCTATTGGCGATATTCCGCTCTATGATGCTGACGTACAGCAGGAAGAGGGTTTTCCGCAGAGCGTTGAGGCGCTGGCAGAGCAGATCCGCCAGGCTGACGGCGTGGTCATCGTCACGCCGGAGTATAACTATTCGGTTCCGGGTGGCCTGAAGAATGCCATCGACTGGCTGTCCCGTTTACCTGAGCAGCCGCTGGCAGGCAAGCCGGTGCTGATCCAGACCAGCTCAATGGGCGCGATTGGCGGCGCGCGCTGCCAGTATCATCTGCGCCAGATCCTGGTGTTCCTGGATGCGATGGTCATGAACAAGCCGGAATTTATGGGTGGTGTGATTCAGAACAAGGTCGACCCGCAAACGGGTGAAGTGGTGGATCAGAGCACGCGCGATCATCTGTCTGGCCAGCTGACGGCGTTTGGGGATTATATTAAGCGGGTGAAGGCGTAA
- the phoU gene encoding phosphate signaling complex protein PhoU has translation MDNLNLNKHISGQFNAELESIRTQVMTMGGMVEQQLSDAITAMHNQDSELAKRVIEGDKNVNMMEVAIDEACVRIIAKRQPTASDLRLVMAIIKTIAELERIGDVADKICRTALEKFSQQHQPLLVSLESLGRHTVQMLHDVLDAFARMDLDEAVRIYREDKKVDQEYEGIVRQLMTYMMEDSRTIPSVLTALFCARSIERIGDRCQNICEYIFYFVKGQDFRHVGGDELDKLLAGKDPKE, from the coding sequence ATGGACAACCTCAATCTTAATAAACATATTTCCGGCCAGTTCAACGCAGAGCTGGAAAGCATTCGCACCCAGGTAATGACCATGGGCGGCATGGTCGAGCAGCAGCTTTCTGATGCGATTACGGCAATGCACAATCAGGACAGCGAGCTGGCGAAGCGCGTCATTGAAGGCGACAAAAACGTCAACATGATGGAAGTCGCTATCGACGAGGCCTGCGTGCGCATTATCGCGAAACGCCAGCCGACGGCGAGCGACCTGCGTCTGGTGATGGCAATCATCAAGACCATCGCCGAGCTGGAGCGTATTGGTGACGTTGCGGATAAAATCTGCCGCACCGCGCTGGAGAAATTCTCTCAGCAGCACCAGCCCCTGCTGGTGAGCCTGGAGTCGCTGGGCCGCCACACCGTGCAGATGCTGCACGACGTGCTGGATGCCTTTGCGCGTATGGATCTGGACGAAGCGGTGCGTATCTACCGTGAAGACAAGAAGGTCGACCAGGAGTATGAAGGCATCGTGCGTCAGCTGATGACCTACATGATGGAAGATTCACGTACGATCCCAAGCGTACTGACCGCCCTGTTCTGCGCGCGCTCTATTGAGCGTATCGGCGACCGCTGCCAGAATATTTGCGAATACATCTTCTACTTCGTGAAAGGTCAGGACTTCCGTCACGTGGGCGGCGACGAGCTGGACAAACTGCTGGCGGGTAAAGATCCGAAAGAGTGA
- the yieH gene encoding 6-phosphogluconate phosphatase, whose amino-acid sequence MSGIEAVFFDCDGTLVDSEVICSRAYVTMFKEFGITLELEEVFKRFKGVKLYEIIDIINREHGVDLAKADLEPVYRAEVARLFDSELEVIPGANALLDAMTVPVCVVSNGPVSKMQHSLGKLEMLHHFPEKLFSGYDIQRWKPDPALMFHAAKAMNVNVENCILVDDSSAGAQSGIDAGMEVFYFCADPHNKPIAHPNVTTFTDLAQLPALWKARGWNITR is encoded by the coding sequence ATGTCCGGAATTGAAGCGGTATTTTTCGACTGCGACGGTACGCTGGTCGACAGTGAGGTCATTTGTTCCCGCGCGTATGTCACTATGTTCAAGGAATTTGGCATTACGCTGGAGCTCGAAGAGGTGTTTAAACGCTTTAAGGGCGTGAAGCTCTACGAGATCATCGACATCATTAACCGGGAACACGGTGTGGATCTGGCGAAAGCCGATCTGGAACCGGTGTACCGCGCCGAGGTCGCACGCCTGTTTGATTCGGAGCTGGAGGTCATTCCGGGCGCAAACGCGCTGCTGGATGCGATGACGGTGCCTGTCTGCGTCGTCTCTAACGGCCCGGTCAGCAAAATGCAGCATTCGCTGGGCAAGCTTGAGATGTTGCACCATTTCCCGGAAAAACTGTTCAGCGGCTACGATATCCAGCGCTGGAAGCCAGACCCGGCGCTGATGTTTCATGCGGCAAAAGCAATGAACGTCAACGTAGAGAACTGCATTCTGGTGGATGACTCGTCTGCGGGCGCGCAGTCGGGGATTGATGCGGGGATGGAGGTGTTTTACTTCTGCGCCGACCCGCACAACAAGCCGATCGCTCATCCGAACGTGACGACCTTTACCGATCTGGCGCAGTTGCCAGCGCTGTGGAAGGCACGCGGGTGGAATATTACTCGCTGA
- the pstB gene encoding phosphate ABC transporter ATP-binding protein PstB, which produces MSMVDTAPGKIQVRDLNFYYGKFHALKNINLDIAKNQVTAFIGPSGCGKSTLLRTFNKMYSLYPEQRAEGEIILDGENILTQAQDIALLRAKVGMVFQKPTPFPMSIYDNIAFGVRLFEKLSRADMDERVQWALTKAALWNETKDKLHQSGYSLSGGQQQRLCIARGIAIRPEVLLLDEPCSALDPISTGRIEELITELKQDYTVVIVTHNMQQAARCSDHTAFMYLGELIEFSDTDALFTRPAKKQTEDYITGRYG; this is translated from the coding sequence ATGAGTATGGTTGATACTGCCCCGGGTAAGATTCAGGTTCGTGATTTGAACTTCTACTACGGCAAATTCCATGCCCTGAAGAACATCAACCTGGATATCGCGAAGAACCAGGTCACGGCATTTATCGGTCCGTCCGGCTGCGGAAAATCCACGCTGCTACGTACCTTTAACAAAATGTATTCGCTCTATCCGGAGCAGCGCGCTGAAGGTGAAATCATCCTGGACGGTGAAAACATTCTGACCCAGGCTCAGGATATCGCCCTGCTGCGCGCCAAAGTGGGGATGGTGTTCCAGAAACCAACGCCTTTCCCGATGTCAATTTACGACAACATCGCGTTTGGCGTGCGTCTGTTTGAAAAACTCTCCCGTGCCGATATGGACGAGCGCGTGCAGTGGGCTTTGACCAAGGCCGCATTATGGAACGAAACCAAAGATAAGTTGCACCAGAGCGGTTACTCTCTCTCCGGCGGTCAGCAGCAGCGTCTGTGCATTGCGCGCGGTATTGCTATTCGCCCGGAAGTGTTGCTGCTGGATGAGCCGTGTTCAGCGCTGGACCCGATCTCAACCGGCCGTATTGAAGAGCTGATCACCGAGCTGAAGCAGGATTACACCGTGGTTATCGTGACCCATAACATGCAGCAGGCTGCACGTTGTTCCGATCACACGGCGTTTATGTACCTGGGCGAGTTGATTGAGTTCAGCGATACGGACGCGCTGTTCACCAGGCCCGCGAAGAAACAAACCGAAGATTATATTACTGGCCGCTACGGTTGA
- the pstS gene encoding phosphate ABC transporter substrate-binding protein PstS — protein MKVMRTTVATVVAATLSLSAFSVFAEASLTGAGATFPAPVYAKWADTYQKETGNKVNYQGIGSSGGVKQITANTVDFGASDAPLSDDKLAQEGLFQFPTVIGGVVLAINLPGVKSGELVLDGKTLGDIYLGKIKKWDDEAIAKLNPGLKLPSQNIAVVRRADGSGTSFVFTSYLAKVNEEWKSKVGSGSTVNWPTGLGGKGNDGIAAFVQRLPGSIGYVEYAYAKQNNLSYTKLVSADGKPVSPTEENFANAAKGADWSKSFAQDLTNQKGEGAWPITSTTFILVHKEQKKPEQGAEVLKFFDWAYKNGGKQANALDYATLPDNVVEQIRAAWKTNVKDSSGKALY, from the coding sequence ATGAAAGTTATGCGTACCACTGTCGCAACTGTTGTCGCCGCGACCTTATCTCTGAGCGCGTTCTCTGTATTTGCAGAAGCAAGCCTGACTGGCGCTGGTGCAACCTTCCCTGCGCCGGTGTATGCCAAATGGGCGGATACCTACCAGAAAGAAACCGGTAACAAGGTTAACTATCAGGGTATCGGCTCCTCCGGTGGTGTTAAACAAATTACCGCGAACACGGTTGATTTCGGCGCATCAGACGCTCCGCTGTCTGATGACAAACTAGCTCAGGAAGGCCTGTTCCAGTTCCCTACCGTGATCGGTGGCGTGGTCCTGGCCATCAACCTGCCGGGCGTGAAGTCGGGTGAGCTGGTGCTGGACGGCAAAACGCTGGGTGACATCTACCTGGGCAAAATCAAAAAATGGGATGACGAAGCGATCGCTAAACTCAACCCAGGCCTGAAGCTGCCTTCTCAGAACATCGCCGTGGTTCGCCGCGCGGATGGTTCCGGTACCTCTTTCGTGTTCACCAGCTACCTGGCAAAAGTGAACGAAGAGTGGAAATCTAAAGTCGGCTCCGGCTCTACCGTTAACTGGCCAACCGGTCTGGGCGGTAAAGGTAACGACGGTATCGCCGCGTTCGTACAGCGTCTGCCTGGCTCAATTGGTTACGTAGAGTATGCGTACGCCAAGCAGAACAACCTGTCCTACACCAAACTGGTTTCAGCCGACGGCAAACCGGTTAGCCCAACCGAAGAGAACTTTGCTAACGCCGCGAAAGGCGCTGACTGGAGCAAATCCTTCGCGCAGGATCTGACTAACCAGAAAGGCGAAGGTGCATGGCCAATCACCTCTACCACCTTCATCCTGGTTCACAAAGAGCAGAAGAAACCTGAGCAGGGCGCCGAAGTGCTGAAGTTCTTCGACTGGGCGTACAAAAACGGCGGCAAACAGGCTAACGCCCTGGATTACGCTACACTGCCGGACAACGTGGTTGAGCAGATTCGCGCTGCATGGAAAACCAACGTGAAAGACAGCAGCGGTAAAGCGCTGTACTAA
- the pstA gene encoding phosphate ABC transporter permease PstA has protein sequence MATLEMQATAELAESRRKMQARRRMKNRIALSLSMATMAFGLFWLVWILFSTVVRGIDGMSLSLFTEMTPPPNTAGGGLANALAGSGLLILWATVFGTPLGIMAGIYLAEYGRKSWLAEVIRFINDILLSAPSIVVGLFVYTVVVAQMEHFSGWAGVIALALLQVPIVIRTTENMLKLVPDSLREAAYALGTPKWKMISAITLKASVSGIMTGILLAVARIAGETAPLLFTSLSNQFWSTDMMQPIANLPVTIFKFAMSPFAEWQQLAWAGVLIITLCVLLLNILARVIFAKKKHG, from the coding sequence ATGGCAACTCTCGAAATGCAAGCAACCGCTGAACTGGCGGAATCCCGCCGCAAAATGCAGGCCAGACGCCGCATGAAAAACCGTATTGCCCTGTCGCTCTCTATGGCGACGATGGCATTCGGCCTGTTCTGGCTGGTCTGGATCCTCTTCTCGACGGTCGTTCGCGGGATTGACGGGATGTCACTGTCGTTGTTCACCGAAATGACGCCGCCGCCGAACACGGCGGGTGGTGGCCTGGCGAATGCCCTGGCGGGCAGCGGCCTGCTGATCCTCTGGGCGACGGTCTTCGGCACGCCGCTGGGCATTATGGCGGGCATCTACCTGGCAGAATACGGTCGTAAATCCTGGCTGGCCGAAGTCATTCGCTTCATCAACGACATTCTGCTGTCTGCACCTTCTATCGTCGTGGGTCTGTTTGTTTACACGGTGGTGGTGGCACAGATGGAACACTTCTCCGGCTGGGCGGGTGTGATTGCACTGGCGCTGCTGCAGGTGCCGATTGTTATTCGTACCACCGAGAACATGCTGAAACTGGTGCCGGACAGCCTGCGTGAAGCGGCTTATGCGCTGGGTACGCCGAAATGGAAGATGATCTCTGCGATTACGCTGAAGGCGTCCGTATCCGGGATCATGACCGGTATCCTGCTGGCGGTTGCGCGTATCGCGGGTGAAACTGCGCCGCTGCTGTTTACGTCCCTCTCCAACCAGTTCTGGAGCACGGACATGATGCAGCCGATCGCCAACCTGCCGGTGACGATCTTTAAATTTGCGATGAGCCCATTCGCGGAATGGCAGCAGCTGGCCTGGGCCGGGGTGCTGATCATTACCCTTTGCGTGCTGTTGCTGAACATTCTGGCGCGCGTCATTTTCGCGAAGAAGAAACACGGTTAA
- the adeP gene encoding adenine permease AdeP — protein MSQQHTTQTSGQGLLERVFKLREHGTTARTEVIAGFTTFLTMVYIVFVNPQILGVAGMDTSAVFVTTCLIAALGSILMGVFANLPVALAPAMGLNAFFAFVVVQAMGLPWQVGMGAIFWGAVGLLLLTIFRVRYWMIANIPVSLRVGITSGIGLFIGMMGLKNAGVIVANPDTLVSIGHLTSHNVLLGVLGFFIIAILASRNIHAAVLVSIVVTTLLGWMLGDVHYNGIVSAPPSVSTVIGHVDLAGSLNLGLAGVIFSFMLVNLFDSSGTLIGVTDKAGLADEKGKFPRMKQALFVDSVSSVTGAFIGTSSVTAYIESSSGVSVGGRTGLTAVVVGILFLLVIFLSPLAGMVPPYAAAGALIYVGVLMTSSLSRVKWDDLTEAVPAFITAVMMPFSFSITEGIALGFISYCVMKIGTGRFRDLSPCVIVVALLFVLKIVFIDAK, from the coding sequence ATGAGTCAACAACACACTACCCAGACGTCTGGTCAGGGTCTGCTTGAGCGCGTTTTTAAACTGCGCGAGCACGGCACAACGGCACGCACCGAAGTGATCGCTGGTTTCACCACCTTCCTGACGATGGTCTATATCGTTTTTGTGAACCCTCAAATTCTGGGCGTTGCTGGCATGGATACCAGCGCCGTCTTTGTAACCACCTGCCTGATTGCGGCCCTTGGCAGCATTCTGATGGGTGTGTTCGCTAACCTGCCGGTTGCGCTGGCACCGGCGATGGGCCTGAATGCGTTCTTCGCATTCGTGGTTGTTCAGGCGATGGGGCTGCCGTGGCAGGTTGGCATGGGCGCCATCTTCTGGGGCGCGGTTGGCCTGCTGCTGCTGACCATTTTCCGCGTGCGTTACTGGATGATTGCAAACATTCCCGTGAGTCTGCGCGTGGGCATCACCAGCGGTATCGGTCTGTTCATCGGGATGATGGGGCTGAAAAACGCCGGCGTTATCGTGGCGAACCCGGATACGCTGGTGAGCATCGGTCACCTGACCTCTCATAACGTGCTGCTGGGCGTGCTGGGCTTCTTTATCATCGCGATCCTGGCTTCCCGCAATATTCACGCGGCGGTGCTGGTCTCCATCGTGGTCACCACCCTGCTGGGCTGGATGCTGGGCGACGTTCACTATAACGGTATTGTCTCCGCGCCACCGAGCGTCTCTACCGTGATTGGTCATGTCGATCTGGCGGGTTCCCTGAACCTGGGCCTGGCGGGCGTGATTTTCTCCTTCATGCTGGTCAACCTGTTTGACTCCTCCGGCACGCTGATTGGCGTGACCGACAAAGCGGGCCTGGCGGATGAAAAAGGCAAATTCCCGCGCATGAAGCAGGCGCTGTTTGTGGACAGCGTCTCCTCTGTGACCGGTGCTTTTATCGGAACCTCGTCCGTTACCGCGTACATTGAATCTTCTTCCGGCGTGTCCGTGGGCGGCCGTACCGGCCTGACGGCGGTGGTCGTGGGTATTCTGTTCCTGCTGGTGATCTTCCTCTCTCCGCTGGCGGGTATGGTTCCTCCGTATGCGGCAGCCGGCGCGCTGATCTATGTGGGGGTGCTGATGACCTCCAGCCTGTCACGCGTGAAGTGGGATGATTTAACCGAAGCGGTGCCGGCGTTTATTACCGCCGTGATGATGCCGTTCAGCTTCTCGATTACCGAAGGTATCGCGCTGGGCTTTATCTCTTACTGCGTAATGAAGATCGGTACCGGCCGCTTCCGCGACCTCAGCCCGTGCGTCATCGTTGTGGCGCTGCTGTTTGTGCTGAAGATTGTGTTTATTGATGCCAAATAA
- a CDS encoding 4'-phosphopantetheinyl transferase family protein produces the protein MATHFARGILTEGRLVSARISSACHSEALTLPEHRRTRYLASRALLAELLFMLYGTSELPDIITQPEGRPVFADPDLPRFSIAYAGNIIGVALTTEGDCGLDMELQRATRSFHGSNAHEDYPLSSNEKLWVRNQNDPVEARAQLITLRQSIRKLCGCASDDASLLQLLPGSGRLRAAQATLVEALSDAEDVLIWSIAVTPAIERMKIWEFDSQQGWRSLPDVPERANEPAARLMRLTSLPAEKAFTLS, from the coding sequence ATGGCTACGCACTTTGCAAGAGGGATACTTACAGAAGGACGTCTCGTATCGGCAAGAATTTCTTCAGCCTGTCACAGTGAAGCACTCACTCTCCCGGAACACCGCAGAACGCGGTATTTAGCGTCCAGAGCGCTTCTCGCAGAACTGCTTTTTATGCTGTACGGCACCAGCGAGCTGCCGGACATCATTACCCAACCCGAAGGCCGCCCGGTCTTTGCCGACCCGGATCTCCCTCGTTTTTCGATTGCCTACGCGGGCAATATCATTGGCGTCGCGCTGACCACCGAAGGGGATTGTGGGCTGGATATGGAGCTTCAGCGCGCGACGCGCAGCTTCCATGGCAGTAATGCGCATGAAGACTATCCGCTCTCAAGCAACGAAAAGCTGTGGGTCCGCAACCAGAACGACCCTGTCGAAGCTCGAGCCCAGCTCATTACCCTGCGCCAGAGCATCCGCAAGCTCTGTGGATGCGCCTCAGACGACGCCAGCCTGCTGCAGCTGCTGCCAGGCTCCGGACGTCTGCGTGCCGCCCAGGCCACGCTGGTAGAGGCGCTCAGTGACGCGGAGGATGTGCTCATTTGGTCCATTGCGGTTACCCCCGCCATCGAACGCATGAAAATCTGGGAATTTGACAGCCAACAGGGATGGCGTAGCCTTCCTGATGTGCCCGAGCGCGCCAACGAGCCCGCCGCACGCCTGATGCGTTTAACCAGTTTACCGGCAGAAAAAGCATTCACCCTTAGCTGA